A DNA window from Arachis hypogaea cultivar Tifrunner chromosome 18, arahy.Tifrunner.gnm2.J5K5, whole genome shotgun sequence contains the following coding sequences:
- the LOC112769146 gene encoding 14-3-3-like protein D, producing the protein MASSSKDRENFVYIAKLAEQAERYDEMVVAMKKVAKLDVELSVEERNLFSVGYKNVVGSRRASWRILSKIEQKEESRGNEVNAKRIREYMHKVELELSKICSDIMIVLDEHLIPSTNVAESTVFYYKMKGDYYRYLAEFKDGDEKKEVADQSLKAYEAAATTAESELPPTHPIRLGLILNFSVFYYEIMNSPERACHLAKQAFDDAVLELDSLNEDSYKDSTLIMQLLRDNLTLWTSDVPEDSDDQKLESTAKGGQAEDEVGC; encoded by the exons atggcttCCTCTTCCAAGGACCGTGAGAACTTCGTCTACATAGCTAAGCTAGCTGAGCAAGCTGAACGCTATGatg AAATGGtggtggccatgaagaaggtagCGAAGCTTGACGTTGAGCTGAGTGTGGAAGAGAGGAACCTGTTCTCTGTTGGGTACAAGAACGTGGTGGGTTCAAGGAGGGCTTCATGGAGGATCCTGTCAAAGATAGAGCAGAAGGAAGAGTCAAGGGGCAATGAGGTAAATGCAAAGCGCATAAGGGAATACATGCACAAGGTGGAGTTGGAGCTCTCGAAAATTTGCAGTGACATTATGATTGTCTTAGATGAGCATCTTATCCCATCCACTAATGTTGCTGAGTCCACTGTTTTTTACTATAAAAT GAAAGGAGACTACTATCGGTATTTAGCGGAATTTAAAGATGGTGATGAGAAAAAAGAGGTGGCAGATCAGTCACTTAAAGCATATGAG GCAGCTGCTACAACTGCCGAGAGTGAATTACCACCTACGCATCCTATCCGACTGGGTCTAATTCTAAATTTCTCAGTGTTTTATTATGAGATAATGAATTCACCTGAAAG GGCATGCCACCTTGCGAAACAAGCCTTTGATGATGCTGTTTTGGAGCTGGATTCCCTGAATGAGGACTCTTACAAGGACAGTACCTTGATCATGCAACTTTTAAGAGACAACCTTACTTTGTGGACTTCTGATGTCCCAGAAGATAGTG atgatcaaaagttggaaaGCACAGCCAAGGGTGGTCAAGCAGAAGATGAGGTTGGCTGCTAA
- the LOC112769144 gene encoding uncharacterized protein isoform X1, producing the protein MATVFRTPILRPVILPPRSSSSSAAAATKPSCVAFPSFRQTATRRRTTLRFPSIPSLRFTKFAPFAFEGDTEASPQVQEPELQLEDGAVDVEDSAGHNEVSEADESEESSPLQELLQSYKEAVANNNEAIVAELESYLKSIEDEKIGLERKIASLSAELSIEKDRILRISADFDNFRKRTERDRLSLVTNAQGEVMESLLPVLDNFERAKTQIKVETEGEEKINNSYQSIYKQFMEILTALGVEPVKTVGKPFDPLLHEAIMREDSTEFEDGIIIQEFRKGFKLGDRLLRPSMVKVSAGPGPAKPEQAQQEEQVASENSEALKENNGSTETESS; encoded by the exons ATGGCCACTGTCTTTAGAACCCCCATTCTCCGGCCAGTTATCCTGCCGCCGCGCTCCTCCTCTTCTTCCGCCGCCGCCGCCACCAAGCCCTCATGCGTTGCCTTTCCCTCTTTCAGACAAACTGCTACCCGCAGAAGGACCACTTTGCGGTTCCCTTCAATTCCTTCCCTGCGCTTCACGAAGTTCGCCCCTTTCGCTTTCGAAGGAGACACCGAGGCCTCGCCTCAAGTTCAAGAACCTGAGCTTCAGCTTGAG GATGGTGCTGTTGATGTAGAGGACAGTGCTGGCCATAATGAGGTTAGTGAGGCTGATGAAAGTGAGGAATCTTCACCCTTGCAAGAGTTACTGCAATCTTACAAAGAAGCGGTAGCTAATAATAATGAAGCCATAGTTGCCGAGCTGGAATCATATTTGAAGTCCATTGAAGATGAGAAAATAGGTCTTGAAAGGAAAATAGCTTCGTTATCTGCAGAGTTATCAATAGAGAAGGATAGGATTCTAAGGATTAGTGCAGACTTTGACAATTTCCGGAAGAGAACCGAGAGAGATCGCCTTTCTCTGGTCACTAATGCACAGGGGGAAGTTATGGAGAGCTTGTTGCCTGTATTGGATAATTTTGAGAGAGCAAAAACTCAGATCAAGGTGGAGACAGAAGGAGAGGAGAAAATAAACAACAGCTATCAGAGCATATATAAACAGTTCATGGAAATTCTTACTGCACTTGGAGTTGAACCAGTTAAGACAGTTGGAAAACCCTTTGATCCATTG CTACATGAAGCAATTATGCGCGAGGATTCAACTGAGTTTGAGGATGGCATCATAATCCAAGAATTCAGGAAAGGTTTTAAACTTGGTGACCGACTTTTGCGACCATCAATGGTGAAGGTATCAGCTGGTCCGGGACCTGCAAAGCCTGAGCAAGCACAGCAAGAGGAGCAAGTCGCAAGTGAAAATTCTGAGGCTCTTAAAGAAAACAATGGTAGCACAGAAACAGAGTCTTCTTGA
- the LOC112769144 gene encoding uncharacterized protein isoform X2 → MATVFRTPILRPVILPPRSSSSSAAAATKPSCVAFPSFRQTATRRRTTLRFPSIPSLRFTKFAPFAFEGDTEASPQVQEPELQLEDGAVDVEDSAGHNEVSEADESEESSPLQELLQSYKEAVANNNEAIVAELESYLKSIEDEKIGLERKIASLSAELSIEKDRILRISADFDNFRKRTERDRLSLVTNAQGEVMESLLPVLDNFERAKTQIKVETEGEEKINNSYQSIYKQFMEILTALGVEPVKTVGKPFDPLAQKPVGSKFNQLFQTLNQAYSGFMKTWIRF, encoded by the exons ATGGCCACTGTCTTTAGAACCCCCATTCTCCGGCCAGTTATCCTGCCGCCGCGCTCCTCCTCTTCTTCCGCCGCCGCCGCCACCAAGCCCTCATGCGTTGCCTTTCCCTCTTTCAGACAAACTGCTACCCGCAGAAGGACCACTTTGCGGTTCCCTTCAATTCCTTCCCTGCGCTTCACGAAGTTCGCCCCTTTCGCTTTCGAAGGAGACACCGAGGCCTCGCCTCAAGTTCAAGAACCTGAGCTTCAGCTTGAG GATGGTGCTGTTGATGTAGAGGACAGTGCTGGCCATAATGAGGTTAGTGAGGCTGATGAAAGTGAGGAATCTTCACCCTTGCAAGAGTTACTGCAATCTTACAAAGAAGCGGTAGCTAATAATAATGAAGCCATAGTTGCCGAGCTGGAATCATATTTGAAGTCCATTGAAGATGAGAAAATAGGTCTTGAAAGGAAAATAGCTTCGTTATCTGCAGAGTTATCAATAGAGAAGGATAGGATTCTAAGGATTAGTGCAGACTTTGACAATTTCCGGAAGAGAACCGAGAGAGATCGCCTTTCTCTGGTCACTAATGCACAGGGGGAAGTTATGGAGAGCTTGTTGCCTGTATTGGATAATTTTGAGAGAGCAAAAACTCAGATCAAGGTGGAGACAGAAGGAGAGGAGAAAATAAACAACAGCTATCAGAGCATATATAAACAGTTCATGGAAATTCTTACTGCACTTGGAGTTGAACCAGTTAAGACAGTTGGAAAACCCTTTGATCCATTG GCACAGAAACCAGTTGGCTCGAAATTCAATCAACTTTTTCAAACACTTAATCAAGCTTATTCAGGTTTCATGAAGACCTGGATTCGTTTTTAA